The proteins below are encoded in one region of Pontibacter deserti:
- a CDS encoding glycosyltransferase family 2 protein: protein MIWELFILVVMVSLVAYSWVILRRWAAWAKLPNVTVPAGWTPTTKLSVIIPVRNEATHILHLLQDFENQTYPKSLFEVIFVDDHSEDETLSIVEQFRHTSALTIKCVKLINYVKYSGKKAAVQKGVELAEGDVLVFTDGDCRVQPEWLQLFAYTYQAHQPLLISGPVSFKNTNSLLERMQLVEFASLIGIGGASIGLGKPNMCNGANLAYTKQAFEEVNGFAGNETIASGDDEFLLHKIHKQFPGKTFFLKHKNAVVYTEACKSISSFLSQRIRWASKWRAYQDLNVKLLALIVFMVNLLLFVVLLMAIVGKMPALVFIGAIIAKFAVDFLFLSRILEFLGRKKYIWYMLPLQLVYIPYVVVTAILGLSGRYTWKGRTIHNR from the coding sequence ATGATTTGGGAGCTATTTATACTTGTAGTTATGGTTTCGTTGGTGGCCTATAGCTGGGTTATACTTCGCAGGTGGGCTGCCTGGGCAAAATTACCGAATGTAACTGTACCGGCAGGCTGGACGCCAACTACAAAACTCTCCGTTATCATTCCGGTACGTAACGAAGCAACTCACATCTTACACTTGCTGCAGGATTTTGAAAATCAAACTTATCCTAAAAGTCTTTTCGAAGTTATATTTGTAGACGATCATTCCGAAGACGAGACTCTATCTATAGTTGAGCAATTCAGACATACGTCAGCTTTAACTATAAAATGTGTTAAGTTGATTAATTATGTTAAGTATAGCGGCAAAAAGGCTGCCGTCCAAAAAGGAGTGGAGCTGGCAGAAGGCGATGTTCTCGTTTTTACCGATGGCGATTGCCGCGTACAACCTGAATGGCTGCAACTGTTTGCTTATACTTACCAGGCACATCAGCCTTTGCTAATTAGTGGTCCTGTTAGTTTTAAAAATACCAATTCGTTGCTGGAACGGATGCAGCTGGTAGAGTTTGCCAGTTTGATAGGGATTGGTGGGGCATCGATAGGACTGGGCAAACCAAACATGTGCAATGGTGCTAACCTGGCTTATACCAAACAGGCTTTTGAAGAAGTAAACGGCTTTGCTGGCAATGAAACTATAGCAAGCGGCGACGACGAATTTTTGCTGCACAAGATCCATAAGCAGTTTCCGGGCAAAACCTTTTTTCTGAAACATAAAAACGCTGTTGTATACACCGAAGCATGCAAATCCATCTCTAGTTTCCTGAGCCAGCGCATCAGGTGGGCAAGTAAGTGGCGGGCGTATCAGGATCTGAATGTAAAACTTCTGGCGCTTATCGTTTTTATGGTTAATCTGCTACTTTTTGTGGTGTTATTAATGGCGATAGTCGGGAAAATGCCAGCGTTGGTATTTATTGGGGCTATAATTGCCAAGTTCGCCGTAGATTTCTTATTTTTATCTCGGATACTGGAGTTTTTGGGGCGGAAGAAGTACATCTGGTACATGCTGCCGCTGCAATTGGTATACATCCCGTACGTAGTGGTAACAGCAATTTTGGGCCTCTCCGGGCGCTATACCTGGAAAGGAAGAACCATACACAACCGATGA
- a CDS encoding ABC transporter ATP-binding protein: MKKPNSKIDPNEKVITIKGLTKAFDDYEVLRGVDLDLYKGENLVVLGRSGTGKSVLIKIISGLLRPDSGYVNVLGQEVNKLTPKQLDALRLKIGFSFQNSALYDSMTVKENLEFPLIRHSTEMTARDRKRIIDIVLEAVGLSQTINQMPSELSGGQRKRIGIARTLILRPEIMLYDEPTAGLDPITSQDINNLINEVQRRFNTSSIIITHDLTCAKAVGDRIVMLLDGQFQRQGTFDEVFDTQDERVKAFYNYNFTE; the protein is encoded by the coding sequence ATGAAGAAACCAAACTCTAAGATAGATCCGAACGAGAAAGTAATTACCATTAAAGGTCTTACAAAAGCCTTTGATGATTATGAAGTTTTAAGAGGAGTAGACCTGGATCTTTATAAAGGTGAAAACCTTGTGGTTCTTGGTCGTTCCGGTACAGGTAAATCTGTTCTGATCAAAATTATTTCGGGTTTGTTGCGCCCTGACAGTGGCTATGTAAATGTGCTGGGCCAGGAAGTAAATAAGCTTACGCCGAAACAACTGGATGCGCTACGCCTGAAGATCGGTTTTTCGTTCCAGAACAGCGCCCTTTATGATAGTATGACAGTGAAGGAGAACCTGGAATTCCCGCTGATCCGACACTCCACAGAAATGACAGCACGCGACCGGAAACGTATTATTGATATCGTTCTGGAAGCTGTAGGATTATCACAAACTATAAACCAAATGCCTTCTGAGCTATCAGGTGGCCAGCGCAAGCGTATTGGTATAGCCCGTACACTTATACTACGCCCGGAGATCATGCTCTACGATGAGCCCACCGCAGGACTGGACCCGATAACAAGTCAGGACATAAATAACTTAATTAACGAAGTACAACGACGCTTCAATACATCATCAATCATCATTACCCACGACCTTACCTGTGCAAAAGCAGTAGGTGATCGCATCGTGATGCTGCTGGACGGCCAGTTTCAGCGACAAGGTACCTTTGATGAAGTTTTTGATACACAAGACGAGCGCGTGAAAGCTTTTTACAATTACAACTTTACAGAATAA
- a CDS encoding polysaccharide deacetylase family protein translates to MKKLLPGYTWHREPTGNKLYLTFDDGPIPEVTTFVLEQLAKYNAKATFFCVGDNLEKHADIAQQVLAGGHKLCNHTYNHLKGWQTSLDLYLQNVQQCQEALNKINPVEVGERLLFRPPYGRITSAQAKALRPLYELIMWDVLTNDYDATLAPEECLKQSIGKTQSGSIIVFHDSLKAERNMRYALPRFLEHFTGLGYTFETL, encoded by the coding sequence ATGAAAAAACTGCTGCCTGGCTATACCTGGCATCGTGAGCCTACAGGTAATAAGCTATACCTGACCTTTGATGATGGCCCCATTCCGGAGGTTACGACGTTTGTGCTGGAGCAACTCGCAAAGTATAATGCAAAGGCTACGTTCTTTTGCGTAGGCGATAACCTGGAGAAACACGCGGATATAGCACAGCAGGTATTAGCAGGCGGACATAAACTATGCAACCATACTTATAACCACCTGAAGGGCTGGCAAACTTCGCTGGACTTATACCTGCAGAACGTACAGCAGTGCCAGGAGGCGCTAAATAAAATAAACCCTGTTGAAGTAGGGGAGAGGTTATTGTTCAGGCCACCATACGGGCGCATTACATCGGCACAGGCAAAAGCTTTACGCCCCCTGTATGAGCTAATCATGTGGGATGTGTTGACGAATGATTATGACGCCACACTTGCGCCTGAAGAATGCCTGAAGCAAAGTATAGGCAAAACCCAAAGTGGTAGCATCATCGTATTCCACGACAGCCTGAAAGCGGAACGAAATATGAGGTATGCCCTTCCACGTTTTCTGGAGCATTTCACCGGGTTGGGTTATACTTTCGAGACTTTATGA
- a CDS encoding MlaE family ABC transporter permease, whose translation MDYSNRDKNPTRRRKYIITKRLDRLFLEIYQIYAFVSRFFREVFFPPYELREIIKQCYEVGVKSLPLITITAFIIGIVFTNQSRPSLADFGATSLLPALISVAIVRAMGPLVTAIIASGKVGSSIGAELGSMRVTEQIDAMEVSATNPYKFLVVSRVLATTLMIPALTMYTTLVALLGGYVNVHQNELTTLTTFFTQVFDAITFLDIIASSVKSVLFGFTIGMVGCYKGYHSSKGTEGVGKAANSSVVTAMFLIFIEELLTMQIINAIRVM comes from the coding sequence ATGGATTATAGTAACAGAGATAAAAACCCTACACGTCGCCGTAAATACATTATTACCAAAAGGTTAGACCGCCTGTTTCTGGAAATCTACCAGATTTATGCTTTCGTTTCACGGTTTTTTCGCGAAGTCTTTTTCCCTCCTTACGAATTAAGAGAGATCATAAAGCAGTGTTATGAGGTTGGAGTAAAATCGCTTCCGCTTATTACAATTACTGCTTTTATTATAGGTATAGTATTTACAAACCAGTCGCGCCCATCACTTGCTGATTTTGGAGCTACTTCGCTGCTACCTGCCCTTATTTCGGTAGCGATTGTGCGTGCCATGGGCCCGCTTGTTACTGCCATTATTGCATCTGGCAAGGTTGGTTCAAGTATAGGGGCTGAGTTAGGCTCTATGCGCGTTACCGAACAGATTGATGCCATGGAGGTTTCGGCCACTAACCCTTATAAGTTCCTGGTTGTTAGCCGCGTATTAGCTACAACGCTTATGATACCGGCCCTGACGATGTACACAACATTAGTAGCGCTTTTAGGGGGTTATGTAAACGTGCATCAAAATGAGCTTACTACGCTTACCACTTTCTTCACGCAGGTTTTCGATGCTATCACCTTCCTGGACATTATTGCATCATCTGTAAAATCTGTTTTGTTTGGTTTTACAATCGGGATGGTAGGTTGCTATAAAGGATATCATTCTTCTAAAGGTACCGAAGGAGTGGGTAAAGCGGCCAACTCATCAGTGGTTACTGCTATGTTCCTTATTTTTATTGAGGAATTGCTGACCATGCAGATCATTAATGCTATTCGTGTAATGTAA
- a CDS encoding GAF domain-containing SpoIIE family protein phosphatase: MAESSTPNIQQELNLKKLELSALLEITQAINDNLPEAALYKIYRFTLLAQLQISRLVLYVHDEEWECKADFGTQQDFKKQDLPEAITSLKEITYTSKLQVDKKWRAFEIVIPVLHNGKVLAFVMIGKIQPYYTNVEALNFVQTVSNIMLVAIENHKMARQRLAQESIRREIEIAREVQAMLFPKSLPNDKDIAIHASYIPHSSIGGDYYDYIEIDQDQVLFCVADVSGKGVPASLLMSNFQAGLRTILRQTSDLNTVVAELNNLIYRNAIAEKFITTFLALYNRKTREMCYVNAGHNSPILLFENNTHQLLNEGCTMLGAFDVLPFMSVTRIQVPENSMLLCYTDGLTEVFDEDDSEFGIERTINFLQTHRFLSSKMLHLQLLREINLYNEDATLNDDITLLSCRFK, translated from the coding sequence ATGGCTGAAAGTAGCACACCAAATATACAACAGGAACTCAATCTCAAAAAACTGGAGCTGTCAGCGCTGCTGGAGATCACGCAGGCTATCAACGATAACCTGCCTGAGGCCGCTTTGTATAAAATTTACCGTTTTACACTGCTTGCACAACTTCAGATTAGCCGGTTAGTACTCTATGTGCACGACGAAGAGTGGGAATGTAAAGCGGATTTTGGTACACAGCAGGATTTTAAAAAGCAGGATTTGCCAGAAGCTATCACCTCGCTGAAGGAGATCACATATACTTCAAAACTACAGGTTGATAAGAAGTGGCGTGCCTTTGAGATCGTGATTCCTGTACTGCATAACGGTAAAGTACTAGCTTTTGTGATGATAGGAAAGATACAGCCTTACTATACTAACGTGGAGGCCCTGAACTTTGTGCAGACGGTGAGTAATATTATGCTTGTTGCTATCGAAAACCATAAAATGGCCCGCCAGCGACTTGCCCAGGAATCTATCCGTCGTGAGATAGAGATTGCCCGGGAAGTGCAGGCAATGCTGTTCCCGAAATCTCTGCCAAACGATAAGGACATTGCCATACATGCCAGTTATATTCCACACTCGTCTATAGGCGGAGATTATTATGATTATATCGAAATTGACCAGGATCAGGTCCTGTTTTGTGTGGCGGATGTATCGGGTAAAGGCGTACCTGCCTCGTTGCTGATGTCAAACTTTCAGGCAGGCTTACGCACTATACTTCGCCAGACATCGGACCTCAACACTGTAGTTGCCGAACTGAATAACCTGATTTACCGGAATGCGATTGCGGAGAAGTTTATCACTACTTTCCTGGCACTTTATAACCGGAAGACACGTGAAATGTGTTATGTAAATGCCGGGCATAACTCGCCAATCCTGCTTTTCGAAAACAATACGCATCAACTTTTAAACGAAGGCTGCACTATGTTGGGCGCTTTTGATGTGCTGCCTTTTATGTCGGTTACCCGCATTCAAGTTCCTGAAAACTCAATGCTGTTGTGCTATACCGATGGTCTGACAGAAGTTTTTGACGAAGATGATTCGGAGTTTGGTATTGAACGCACTATAAATTTCCTGCAGACGCACCGTTTCCTGAGCTCTAAAATGCTGCACCTGCAACTGCTCCGCGAGATAAACCTCTACAACGAAGACGCTACCCTGAATGATGACATCACGTTGTTATCCTGCAGGTTTAAATAG
- a CDS encoding lysylphosphatidylglycerol synthase domain-containing protein: MNIAANRRFLLLSGKLLVVALTLYLLWQAIFTAPDTFLNWQTILHNTLASPYRWLFIVTAILIPLNWGFEAKKWQLLGQKLEPISFLRAYRAVMVGLTLGFITPNRIGDYAGRVLELKSKQRLDAIGAIFIGRFCQLVATVIVGSVGLLYFIVGFFWADYPGVSLSLVFLLTAISAAMLLLLYNAQAMVAVISAVKPLRKLVGYVAIMGRYTSAEISKVLFLSLGRYIVFLLQFILLLILFDVKLSVLQYVCGVAGTFFIKSIVPSVSLLSDLGVRELSAMYLFGLLGQERLQVLSASLSLWLLNIAVPSVLGLYFVLRLRFFRKGVTA, from the coding sequence TTGAACATTGCTGCTAACAGAAGGTTCCTTTTGCTCTCCGGTAAATTGCTGGTGGTAGCGCTCACACTTTATCTTTTGTGGCAGGCCATTTTTACAGCACCCGATACCTTCCTGAACTGGCAAACCATACTTCATAATACCCTGGCAAGTCCGTACCGTTGGCTGTTTATAGTTACTGCTATACTTATACCCCTGAACTGGGGCTTCGAAGCTAAAAAGTGGCAGCTGCTGGGGCAGAAACTGGAACCCATCTCCTTTTTGCGTGCATACAGGGCTGTTATGGTTGGCTTAACTTTAGGCTTTATCACTCCAAACAGAATAGGAGATTATGCCGGCCGTGTACTTGAATTAAAAAGTAAGCAACGCCTAGATGCCATTGGAGCTATTTTCATTGGCAGGTTTTGCCAGTTGGTAGCTACCGTTATAGTTGGCTCTGTTGGCTTGCTATACTTTATAGTTGGTTTCTTTTGGGCAGATTATCCGGGTGTTTCGCTGAGTCTGGTGTTCCTGTTAACTGCCATCTCTGCTGCTATGCTGCTGCTTTTATATAATGCACAGGCTATGGTGGCTGTAATTTCTGCTGTTAAACCTTTGCGGAAGTTGGTTGGGTATGTAGCTATTATGGGGCGTTATACTTCTGCCGAAATTTCAAAAGTGCTTTTTCTATCCCTGGGGCGATATATTGTGTTCCTGTTGCAGTTTATACTTCTGCTGATATTATTTGATGTGAAACTGAGCGTTTTGCAATATGTATGTGGTGTGGCCGGTACGTTCTTTATAAAATCTATAGTTCCGTCGGTCAGTTTACTCTCTGATCTGGGTGTGCGGGAGTTGTCGGCGATGTACTTGTTTGGGTTGCTGGGGCAGGAGCGGTTGCAGGTGCTGAGCGCGAGCCTGAGCTTGTGGTTGCTGAATATTGCAGTGCCGAGCGTGCTGGGTTTATACTTTGTGCTGCGCCTGCGCTTTTTCAGGAAGGGAGTAACTGCATGA
- a CDS encoding HIT family protein, which translates to MEASIFTKIVNGEIPAYKIAEDDRYLAFLDVFPTTQGHTLVIPKQQIDYIFDLDDEMYLGLMAFAKKVAAAIEKAVPCKRVGIAVVGLEVPHAHVHLIPLNSMQDMNFANKKQFSQQEFEETLEKIKATYQG; encoded by the coding sequence ATGGAAGCTTCGATATTTACTAAGATCGTGAATGGTGAGATACCTGCTTACAAAATTGCAGAAGATGATCGCTACCTTGCCTTTCTGGATGTGTTCCCGACTACTCAGGGCCATACCTTAGTTATACCGAAGCAGCAGATAGACTACATCTTTGATCTGGATGATGAGATGTACCTGGGTTTAATGGCCTTTGCTAAAAAAGTAGCTGCTGCTATTGAAAAAGCTGTGCCGTGTAAGCGTGTAGGTATAGCTGTAGTTGGCCTGGAAGTACCACATGCGCATGTGCACCTTATCCCGCTAAACAGCATGCAGGACATGAACTTTGCCAACAAAAAGCAATTCAGTCAGCAGGAATTTGAAGAAACACTTGAAAAGATAAAGGCTACCTACCAAGGCTAA
- the ruvC gene encoding crossover junction endodeoxyribonuclease RuvC, producing MVYSSALPPNKLILGIDPGTQVMGYGLIEVTGSKVKVVQYGVIHLKSYSNHAIKLKKIFDRMIQLIDEYLPDELAIESPFFGVNVQSMLKLGRAQGVAIAAALSRDIPYVEYAPKKVKQSVTGNGNASKEQVASMLVQILKIEPDPKMFDATDALSVALCHHYQKGNNAKSGAKSWKGFLTDNPDRVVSK from the coding sequence ATGGTTTACTCTTCTGCGCTTCCGCCCAACAAACTTATTCTTGGTATTGACCCCGGCACCCAGGTTATGGGTTATGGCCTTATCGAAGTTACCGGTTCTAAAGTAAAGGTAGTGCAGTATGGCGTTATTCACCTGAAAAGCTACAGCAACCACGCCATCAAGTTAAAGAAAATTTTCGACCGCATGATACAGCTCATCGACGAATACCTGCCCGACGAGCTGGCCATCGAGTCTCCTTTCTTTGGTGTGAACGTGCAGAGTATGCTCAAACTGGGTCGCGCCCAGGGAGTTGCCATTGCAGCCGCCCTCTCCCGTGATATCCCCTACGTAGAGTATGCCCCTAAAAAAGTAAAGCAATCAGTAACCGGAAATGGTAATGCCTCTAAAGAGCAGGTTGCCAGCATGCTTGTGCAGATCCTGAAAATTGAGCCAGACCCTAAGATGTTTGATGCGACGGATGCTTTGTCGGTTGCGCTCTGCCATCATTATCAGAAAGGTAATAATGCTAAATCCGGTGCTAAATCCTGGAAAGGCTTTTTAACAGATAACCCGGACAGAGTCGTATCGAAGTAA
- a CDS encoding ABC transporter permease, translating into MAVLQQNKAATRPPSYYIRQRLVQNKPAMVGLGIIVLAILVAILGYAIMPDSTPNANNGIVQIQKKNPGFATQVLRIASPTPAAAVNPIEFILSGAPEDYTEIPIESYTFKGDSLQVQPLRSNNALADQPRTFALKEIIADPENYTAGSEMQQIIQDKYIQNKTYWLGTDKAGRDVLSRLILGTRISLGIGFVAVLISLFVGIVVGAAGGYFGGRVDKLMTFLMTVVWSVPSIMLVIAISLALDSKGVWVAFVAVGLTMWVEVARVVRGQILGLKEKTYIEAAQVLGVPEKMIIFRHLLPNMIGPLIVIATANFASAILIEAGLSFLGLGVQPPAPSWGMMVNEGFQLIGAKAGLYLVLLPSLCISILVLAFNLLGNGLRDAYDPKIPLTNG; encoded by the coding sequence ATGGCCGTACTACAACAAAATAAAGCTGCTACCCGTCCGCCTTCCTATTACATCAGGCAACGCCTTGTGCAGAACAAACCTGCTATGGTGGGGCTTGGCATTATTGTGCTAGCTATACTTGTAGCTATACTTGGTTATGCCATTATGCCTGATAGCACACCAAATGCAAACAACGGCATCGTGCAGATCCAGAAAAAGAATCCAGGCTTCGCTACACAGGTGCTGCGCATTGCCAGCCCAACCCCTGCCGCCGCTGTAAACCCAATTGAGTTTATACTTTCCGGAGCGCCTGAGGATTACACCGAAATCCCTATCGAAAGCTATACTTTTAAAGGTGACAGCTTGCAGGTGCAGCCGCTTCGCAGCAACAACGCCCTGGCCGACCAACCCCGAACGTTCGCATTAAAAGAGATCATAGCTGATCCTGAGAACTATACTGCAGGTTCAGAAATGCAGCAGATTATACAGGATAAATACATCCAAAACAAAACCTATTGGTTAGGTACTGATAAGGCGGGGCGTGATGTACTTAGCAGGCTTATACTTGGTACGCGTATTTCGCTGGGTATCGGATTTGTAGCAGTCCTAATATCGTTATTTGTTGGTATTGTGGTTGGCGCTGCAGGAGGCTACTTTGGCGGCCGGGTTGATAAACTGATGACTTTCCTGATGACGGTGGTATGGTCGGTGCCAAGCATTATGCTGGTAATTGCCATCAGCCTTGCCCTGGATAGTAAAGGCGTGTGGGTGGCATTTGTGGCGGTTGGTTTAACCATGTGGGTAGAAGTTGCGCGGGTTGTTCGCGGGCAGATCTTAGGCCTTAAAGAAAAGACTTACATTGAAGCTGCTCAGGTACTGGGTGTTCCGGAAAAAATGATTATATTCCGTCATCTGCTGCCAAACATGATAGGGCCCTTAATCGTTATTGCCACAGCAAACTTTGCCTCGGCAATACTTATTGAAGCAGGTCTGAGCTTTCTGGGGCTGGGTGTACAACCACCGGCTCCGAGTTGGGGCATGATGGTGAATGAAGGTTTTCAGCTGATAGGAGCGAAGGCTGGTTTGTATTTAGTTCTTTTACCGAGTCTATGCATAAGTATACTGGTGCTGGCATTTAACCTGCTGGGCAACGGCTTACGCGATGCATATGATCCGAAAATACCCTTAACCAATGGCTGA
- the greA gene encoding transcription elongation factor GreA has protein sequence MSKLSYYTAEGLQKLKEELQELKTKGRSEVARQLAEARDKGDLSENAEYDAAKDAQGHLELKIAKLEEVVGNARLIDESGLDTSKALILSKVKIKNLKNNMVVDYTLVAEEEADLASGKISVKSPIGKGLLGKSVGEVAEITVPAGKLQFEILEISR, from the coding sequence ATGAGCAAATTATCTTATTACACTGCAGAGGGTTTACAGAAACTGAAAGAAGAGTTACAGGAGCTTAAAACGAAAGGCCGTTCAGAAGTGGCACGCCAACTGGCCGAAGCCCGTGACAAAGGTGACTTAAGTGAGAATGCGGAATACGATGCTGCCAAAGATGCACAAGGCCACCTGGAGCTGAAGATTGCCAAACTGGAAGAAGTGGTAGGTAACGCCCGCCTGATAGATGAGTCTGGTCTGGACACCAGCAAGGCACTGATACTTTCTAAAGTAAAGATCAAAAACCTGAAGAACAATATGGTAGTAGATTATACTTTAGTAGCTGAAGAAGAGGCGGACTTGGCTTCAGGTAAAATTTCTGTTAAATCTCCGATCGGTAAAGGTCTGTTGGGCAAATCCGTTGGAGAGGTTGCTGAAATTACAGTGCCTGCCGGTAAGCTACAGTTTGAAATTTTAGAAATAAGCCGATAA
- a CDS encoding glycosyltransferase yields the protein MIVSVIYFIVYFSIFLALLGLLLFNRRRYTLTLTEEPRISILIAARNEEHTIMRCLLAIDALNYPKNKIEVLIGNDASTDRTRLVIEGFIKDKPNYSCIDITGNIGNARGKANVLAHLAKHATTDYYFYTDADIAVPETWVQAMLSEMKENVGVVTGITTITGNHFFHKMQALDWLYALGLMQVVSDIGLPVSTMGNNMLLRRQAYESVGGFESIRFSITEDIAIFNEILNKGWSFSNIYTRHTLAFSLPAASLGQYMHQRKRWMSGSMHLPLYMAIILILHSAYYPVLIPFFAYTSVGVMGAIFTLKMLFQSLFVHICLRRLNLAVPWLYYLLFELYLVVSSVILIIYFFLPVKTIWKGRKY from the coding sequence ATGATCGTATCGGTCATCTACTTTATAGTTTACTTCTCAATTTTTCTGGCACTGCTGGGCCTGCTGCTTTTTAACCGCAGGCGCTATACTCTTACACTTACTGAAGAACCCCGCATCAGCATCCTGATAGCTGCACGTAACGAAGAGCATACTATTATGCGTTGCCTTCTGGCTATAGATGCACTCAATTACCCAAAAAATAAGATAGAAGTGTTAATCGGGAACGACGCTTCTACCGACAGAACACGCCTTGTTATTGAAGGGTTTATAAAGGATAAGCCGAACTATAGCTGCATTGATATTACAGGAAACATAGGTAATGCGCGGGGTAAGGCTAATGTACTGGCACACCTGGCAAAACACGCCACAACCGACTATTACTTTTACACTGATGCCGATATCGCTGTTCCAGAAACCTGGGTGCAGGCCATGCTTTCTGAAATGAAGGAAAATGTAGGTGTAGTAACAGGCATCACAACTATAACAGGTAATCACTTTTTCCATAAAATGCAGGCCCTGGATTGGCTGTATGCGCTGGGGCTGATGCAGGTGGTATCAGATATTGGATTACCAGTCTCAACGATGGGGAACAACATGCTGCTTCGCAGGCAGGCGTATGAATCAGTTGGAGGTTTTGAAAGTATAAGATTCTCCATAACCGAAGACATTGCCATCTTTAATGAGATATTGAACAAAGGCTGGAGTTTCAGCAACATCTATACCCGCCATACACTTGCCTTCTCGTTGCCGGCTGCCAGCCTGGGGCAATACATGCACCAGCGCAAACGCTGGATGAGTGGCTCCATGCACCTGCCGTTATACATGGCTATTATACTTATACTGCACTCAGCTTATTACCCGGTGCTTATCCCGTTCTTTGCTTATACTTCGGTGGGGGTAATGGGTGCCATCTTTACGCTGAAAATGTTATTCCAGAGCTTGTTCGTGCACATCTGCCTGCGCCGTCTGAACCTTGCAGTGCCCTGGCTTTACTACCTGCTTTTCGAGCTGTACCTGGTCGTATCATCCGTCATTCTCATCATCTACTTCTTTCTACCAGTCAAAACCATCTGGAAGGGGAGGAAATATTAA
- a CDS encoding MlaD family protein, whose product MSTEDNKRSIIVGIFVLLALIILIAGIFTLGGQQKRFISTVAVKAVFDDVAGLKTGNNVWFSGVKIGTIKTINLYGDSQVEVIMNIEKNAQQYIHKDAVARISSESFIGNKNIIIESGSPQAPVIEDGDRITAVNPLNTDDLMETLQQNNKNLVAITGDFKQLSSKLVNGEGTIGAILTDTAMAQNFRAMVANLQRVSQNTMRASNDLNRFTAQLNTPGSLASELLTDTTVYNQLQASMTQLKQATTSAATLTQNLQKASNNINNQNSALGVLLTDKEFARNLQTTMQNLETSTQKFDQNMEALQSNFLLRGFFKKQAKEQEKQNGQQPAQQDTTKL is encoded by the coding sequence ATGAGCACGGAAGATAATAAACGTTCTATTATAGTTGGCATTTTCGTACTTCTTGCCCTTATAATACTGATTGCAGGTATTTTTACGCTGGGCGGGCAGCAGAAGCGCTTCATTAGTACGGTAGCTGTTAAAGCCGTTTTTGATGATGTGGCTGGCCTTAAAACAGGTAACAACGTCTGGTTCTCCGGGGTAAAGATCGGCACTATCAAAACGATCAATCTCTACGGCGACTCTCAGGTAGAAGTAATCATGAACATTGAAAAGAACGCGCAGCAGTATATTCACAAAGATGCTGTTGCCCGTATCAGTTCTGAAAGTTTTATAGGTAACAAGAACATCATTATTGAAAGCGGAAGCCCACAGGCTCCAGTAATAGAAGATGGCGACCGAATTACCGCTGTAAACCCGCTGAACACCGACGACCTGATGGAAACGCTGCAGCAGAACAACAAGAACCTGGTAGCTATTACGGGCGACTTTAAACAGCTTTCTTCTAAACTCGTTAATGGCGAAGGAACAATTGGTGCTATACTTACCGATACAGCTATGGCACAAAACTTTAGAGCAATGGTAGCAAATCTGCAGCGTGTGTCGCAGAACACCATGCGTGCTTCAAACGACCTGAACCGTTTTACAGCCCAACTTAATACACCAGGCAGCCTGGCCAGTGAGCTTCTGACAGACACAACTGTATATAATCAGTTACAGGCTTCGATGACACAGCTTAAACAGGCCACTACATCAGCAGCTACCCTTACACAAAACCTGCAGAAGGCCAGCAACAATATAAATAACCAAAACAGTGCATTAGGCGTGCTTCTAACGGATAAGGAGTTTGCACGCAACCTTCAAACCACGATGCAAAACCTGGAAACCAGCACCCAGAAGTTTGACCAGAACATGGAAGCGCTGCAAAGTAATTTCCTGTTACGCGGATTCTTCAAAAAGCAGGCAAAAGAGCAAGAGAAGCAGAATGGTCAGCAACCAGCACAGCAAGACACGACAAAATTATAG